CTGAACGAGAACGGCTACAGCGTGCTTTTGTACCAGACCGGCGAGTCCATCAAGCAGGAACAAAAGGGGTTAGGCACTTTCCTGCAGTCAAGGGTGGACGGCATCATCTCTTCGGTGTCATCAGAAAGCGATGGTTTTGAATTTTACTCTGAAATAAGAAAACGCCAGGTGCCGCTTCTGTTTTTTGACCGGGCTATCAAAGAATTGGAGATACCCTCAGTCACCATCAATGATTACAAGGCGGGCTTTGAGGCCACGGAGCACTTGATAAAACAAGGATATACCCGCATTGCGCACATCACGTCAGAAAAGAACCTGACCATTTTTAACGAACGCTTCAGGGGCTACCGCGAGGCTCTGGAAAAGTATGGCTTGCCCTTCCAGGAGAATATGGTTTTCAAGGGCACGGTAGGGCTGGAGTTAGGGCAGGAATCTGTGCGGCGCCTGCAGGCGGAGCATCTTCCCTTTGATGCCATCTTTGCCGCCGAGGATTACACAGCAATGGGAGCCTTGCAGCAACTGCTGGAAAGCGGGGTCCAGGTTCCCCTGCAGGTAGGCGTGATCGGTTTCGCCAATGAGGCATTTGGGGCATTTGTGACCCCGTCGCTTTCCACGGTAGACCAGCAGACCATTAAGATGGGCGAAGAGACCGCGCGCCTTTTCCTTAAGCTCACCGCCAATAAAGATTATTACGGCAGTACCCCCGAGCATATTGTCTTGGATCCTTTTGTAGTGGCGCGGAAATCTTCGCAACCACAGCGACAGGGGTAGTTCTTGTCAGTTTTTATTTTTTTATACTAGTTTAGCATAGGTTTAGGCTTACCTGGTGGATTCTTGGGTGCATGCAGTTTGCTTTCGCTGGCGTGGTGGCTGTTCTCTCCTGAGTCCTTATGCTTGGTTGTTTCATCTTTCCCTCCGAGCGCTCACGGCCGCGGGGCCCCGTCTTTCCCCCTCGCACTGCCCTTG
This Rufibacter radiotolerans DNA region includes the following protein-coding sequences:
- a CDS encoding LacI family DNA-binding transcriptional regulator; translation: MKKTTIHDIARELDVTFSTVARALNDHPAISAATKAAVLETAKRLNYQQNKLASSLRSGKSHVIGIIVPSLDTSFFSSVVHGMEKVLNENGYSVLLYQTGESIKQEQKGLGTFLQSRVDGIISSVSSESDGFEFYSEIRKRQVPLLFFDRAIKELEIPSVTINDYKAGFEATEHLIKQGYTRIAHITSEKNLTIFNERFRGYREALEKYGLPFQENMVFKGTVGLELGQESVRRLQAEHLPFDAIFAAEDYTAMGALQQLLESGVQVPLQVGVIGFANEAFGAFVTPSLSTVDQQTIKMGEETARLFLKLTANKDYYGSTPEHIVLDPFVVARKSSQPQRQG